From Amycolatopsis sp. cg9, one genomic window encodes:
- a CDS encoding glycoside hydrolase family 95-like protein, with product MDSVSRRTVLRAASVAAGAAAFGGLWSRAAPPALAAANPHRDVAADARMIWKRLPKNWQEGPFLANGYLGAQVYAGKAPQVLKVMLSHTQVQDQRIQWEAGIGLSRLPIGYLTLTFAGAITAVDWTLDLYNAELGGTITTTQGSVAFSAVVHNDLGVLLVSMTPSAGEAGAAWAFQPLESATTRTVRKPPEYVANPAPELAAGYCAQPMLAGGGYTTAWRERAIGARRLLAATVAYSFPGTTHTATALESVRKALALNPDFLLARHRHWWNDYHRRSFVSVPDKQVQRFYWIQLYKIAAATRADGPVVSEWGPWFPEVGNSWTAVWWNLNVQVTYPIVNSSNHPELDAVTETFRRDHANLEASVPPAYRDGDTYALSHPGDWRLRPGGTRSVGVPGTTSKTDQTGNLLWGLHNVWLAYRHHLDRGVLRDVLYPTLAKALNFYRHFLVTGPDGALHLPLTRSPEYADAPDCTYDLSLIRWAARTLVDTARILRLDEPRVPIWQEIGAKLVPYHEDPANGVLIGDGVPLAASHRHFSHLLWLYPLREKVWDNPADRDLMTRTFDHWAADQSAWHGYSYAAASSMKSVMDSPEEALRYLKFFLDRNIVADTELTANTMYREGSNFAIESPITAAQSLVDMVLQGSGGVLKVFPSVSATWRDASISGLRAEGAFLVDASRRAGTTEFVRVRSEAGEPLVLQHGIAGDVDVRDEHGRHLPWRATGPGRISIGLRRGGTAVVTPRGTRPDFGPRDVPALGAAPAWGLPG from the coding sequence ATGGACTCAGTGTCCCGGCGGACGGTGCTCCGCGCTGCCTCGGTCGCGGCCGGGGCCGCTGCCTTCGGCGGCCTGTGGTCCCGGGCGGCGCCGCCCGCGCTGGCCGCGGCGAACCCGCACCGCGACGTCGCCGCGGACGCGCGCATGATCTGGAAGCGGCTGCCGAAGAACTGGCAGGAGGGCCCGTTCCTGGCCAACGGCTACCTCGGCGCGCAGGTCTACGCCGGCAAGGCGCCGCAGGTGCTCAAGGTGATGCTGAGCCACACCCAGGTGCAGGACCAGCGGATCCAGTGGGAGGCCGGCATCGGGCTGTCCCGGCTGCCGATCGGCTACCTCACGCTCACCTTCGCCGGCGCGATCACCGCCGTCGACTGGACGCTCGACCTCTACAACGCCGAGCTGGGCGGCACCATCACCACGACGCAGGGCTCGGTCGCCTTCTCCGCGGTCGTGCACAACGACCTCGGCGTGCTGCTCGTCTCGATGACGCCGAGCGCGGGCGAAGCCGGTGCGGCGTGGGCGTTCCAGCCGCTGGAGTCCGCGACGACCCGGACCGTCCGCAAGCCGCCCGAGTACGTCGCGAACCCCGCGCCCGAGCTCGCGGCCGGGTACTGCGCGCAGCCGATGCTCGCCGGGGGCGGGTACACGACGGCGTGGCGGGAACGCGCGATCGGGGCCCGCCGGCTCCTCGCCGCGACCGTCGCCTACAGCTTCCCCGGCACCACGCACACGGCGACCGCGCTCGAAAGCGTCCGGAAGGCGCTTGCCCTGAACCCGGACTTCCTCCTCGCGCGCCACCGCCACTGGTGGAACGACTACCACCGCCGCAGCTTCGTTTCGGTGCCGGACAAGCAGGTGCAGCGGTTCTACTGGATCCAGCTGTACAAGATCGCGGCCGCCACGCGCGCGGACGGGCCTGTTGTCTCGGAATGGGGCCCGTGGTTCCCCGAGGTCGGCAACAGCTGGACCGCGGTCTGGTGGAACCTCAACGTCCAGGTCACCTACCCGATCGTCAACAGCAGCAACCACCCGGAACTCGACGCCGTCACCGAGACCTTCCGGCGCGACCACGCGAACCTCGAGGCGTCCGTGCCGCCCGCGTACCGCGACGGAGACACCTATGCGCTCTCGCACCCGGGGGACTGGCGCCTGCGTCCCGGCGGCACGCGCTCGGTCGGCGTCCCCGGGACGACGTCCAAGACCGACCAGACCGGGAACCTGTTGTGGGGCCTGCACAACGTCTGGCTGGCCTACCGGCACCACCTGGACCGGGGTGTGCTGCGCGACGTCCTGTACCCGACGCTGGCGAAGGCGCTGAACTTCTACCGCCACTTCCTGGTCACCGGTCCCGACGGCGCCCTGCACCTGCCGCTGACCCGGTCGCCGGAGTACGCCGACGCCCCCGACTGCACCTACGACCTGTCGCTGATCCGGTGGGCGGCCCGCACCCTCGTCGACACGGCCCGGATCCTGCGCCTGGACGAACCGCGCGTGCCGATCTGGCAGGAGATCGGCGCGAAACTCGTGCCGTACCACGAAGATCCGGCGAACGGCGTGCTGATCGGCGACGGCGTGCCGCTGGCCGCGTCGCACCGGCACTTCTCGCACCTGCTGTGGCTGTACCCGCTGCGGGAGAAGGTCTGGGACAACCCCGCCGATCGCGACCTCATGACCCGCACCTTCGACCACTGGGCCGCCGACCAGTCCGCCTGGCACGGCTACAGCTACGCGGCCGCGTCCTCGATGAAGTCCGTGATGGACTCACCCGAGGAAGCGTTGCGGTACCTGAAGTTCTTCCTCGACCGCAACATCGTCGCCGACACCGAGCTGACCGCGAACACGATGTACCGCGAGGGCTCGAACTTCGCCATCGAAAGCCCGATCACGGCCGCGCAGTCCCTGGTGGACATGGTGCTGCAGGGGTCCGGGGGCGTGCTCAAGGTCTTCCCGTCGGTGTCGGCGACCTGGCGGGACGCCTCGATCTCCGGGCTGCGCGCGGAGGGCGCGTTCCTCGTGGACGCCTCCCGCCGCGCGGGCACGACGGAGTTCGTCCGCGTGCGCAGCGAAGCCGGCGAACCCCTGGTCCTCCAGCACGGCATCGCCGGGGACGTCGACGTCCGCGACGAGCACGGCAGGCACCTGCCGTGGCGCGCCACCGGCCCGGGCCGGATCTCGATCGGCCTGCGGCGCGGCGGCACCGCCGTCGTCACACCCCGGGGCACGCGGCCGGACTTCGGGCCGCGAGACGTTCCCGCGCTCGGTGCGGCACCCGCGTGGGGCCTGCCGGGCTGA
- a CDS encoding M1 family metallopeptidase: MISKAPAPAPGADTSGDPYLPAHGNGGYRVRHYDLTLDYKVAPNRLSASAVITAEATQALSRASFDFGEFRINRVLVDGKPAKYLKRGAKLHVKPAKSIAAGAAFTVEVHYVGNPRPVGSRWGDVGWDELTDGALVASQPVGAPSWFPCNDHPSDKASYRVSVTTASPYLVAVTGTLVERTTSASTTKWVFDRPEPTATYLMSVQIGRYDDVELTGRGWFPHTGVGLRRLSLGFGRASGQVETVFETVPQRAAVPPRLRRAFDRDFGRQGRMMEFLQRLFGPYPFAEYVIVVTDDDLDDPIEAQGMSIFGANHVDGRRTYERLVVHELSHQWFGNSLTVADWRHIWLNEGFATYAEWLWSEESGGPSAQALARDWHARLKAKPADVRIADPGVARMFDERVYKRGGLTLHALRAEIGDPAFFALLKAWAAEHRHGLVTTAQFVTTAEAYAGRSLTVFFTRWLDSTALPPL, encoded by the coding sequence GTGATTTCGAAGGCTCCGGCACCGGCACCCGGGGCGGACACCTCGGGGGACCCCTACCTCCCCGCCCACGGCAACGGCGGCTACCGGGTCCGGCACTACGACCTCACGCTCGACTACAAGGTCGCGCCGAACCGGCTGTCGGCTTCGGCCGTGATCACCGCCGAGGCGACGCAGGCGCTTTCCCGCGCCAGCTTCGACTTCGGCGAGTTCCGGATCAACCGCGTGCTGGTCGACGGGAAGCCCGCGAAGTACCTGAAGCGCGGCGCGAAGCTGCACGTCAAGCCGGCGAAGTCGATCGCGGCGGGTGCCGCGTTCACCGTCGAGGTCCACTACGTCGGCAACCCGCGCCCGGTGGGCAGCCGCTGGGGTGACGTCGGCTGGGACGAGCTGACCGACGGCGCGCTGGTGGCGAGCCAGCCGGTCGGGGCGCCGTCCTGGTTCCCGTGCAACGACCACCCGTCGGACAAGGCGTCGTACCGGGTGAGCGTGACGACGGCGTCGCCGTACCTGGTCGCGGTCACCGGCACCCTCGTCGAGCGGACCACGTCGGCCAGCACGACGAAGTGGGTGTTCGACCGGCCGGAGCCGACGGCGACGTACCTGATGAGCGTGCAGATCGGCCGCTACGACGACGTCGAGCTGACCGGCCGCGGCTGGTTCCCGCACACGGGCGTGGGCCTGCGCCGGCTGAGCCTCGGCTTCGGGCGCGCGAGCGGGCAGGTCGAGACGGTCTTCGAGACCGTGCCGCAGCGGGCCGCCGTGCCGCCGCGGCTGCGCCGGGCGTTCGACCGCGACTTCGGGCGGCAGGGCCGGATGATGGAGTTCCTGCAGCGGCTGTTCGGCCCGTACCCCTTCGCCGAGTACGTCATCGTCGTCACCGACGACGACCTCGACGACCCGATCGAGGCGCAGGGCATGTCGATCTTCGGCGCCAACCACGTCGACGGTCGCCGCACGTACGAGCGGCTCGTGGTGCACGAGCTGTCCCACCAGTGGTTCGGCAACAGCCTGACCGTGGCGGACTGGCGGCACATCTGGCTGAACGAGGGGTTCGCGACCTACGCCGAGTGGCTGTGGTCGGAGGAGTCCGGCGGCCCGTCCGCCCAGGCACTGGCCCGCGACTGGCACGCCCGCCTCAAGGCGAAGCCGGCCGACGTCCGCATCGCCGACCCGGGCGTGGCCCGGATGTTCGACGAGCGTGTCTACAAGCGCGGCGGCCTGACCCTGCACGCCCTCCGCGCGGAGATCGGCGACCCGGCGTTCTTCGCGCTGCTGAAGGCGTGGGCGGCCGAGCACCGGCACGGCCTGGTCACGACGGCCCAGTTCGTGACGACGGCGGAGGCGTACGCGGGCCGCTCGCTGACGGTGTTCTTCACCCGCTGGCTGGATTCGACCGCGCTCCCGCCGCTTTAG
- a CDS encoding Pls/PosA family non-ribosomal peptide synthetase — protein MTVTIEPAESAAEITAPLACVAEVTHAPSPAPVADRALFWSGLGASERTLLDIVAATAERHPNAAAIDDGSTTLTYRRLLEEIDAYGRRLRGYGVGLGDRVGIRISSGTAELYIAILATLSVGAAYVPVDADDPDERAELVFEEAQVAAVATDGKINVHSTPGGRTGAPGPADDAWIIFTSGSTGKPKGVAVTHASAAAFVDAEAELFLTDEPIGPGDRVLAGLSVAFDASCEEMWLAWRHGACLVPAPRALVRTGVDLGPWLVAQRITVVSTVPTLAALWPADALEDVRLLIFGGEACPPELAERVAVEGREVWNTYGPTEATVVACAAQLTGEGPVRIGLPLSGWQLAVVNDEGLPVAMGETGELVIGGAGLARYLDADKDAEKFAPLPSLGWQRAYRSGDMVRAEAEGLLFLGRLDEQVKLGGRRIELGEVDAALQALPGVQGAAAAIRRTKAGNQVLVGYVVPAAGVPFNQDDAATRLREQLPAALVPLLAVVEDLPTRTSGKVDRNALPWPLSTVDATGLSPTETWLAEGWAEILGVSVDDPKADFFTHGGGSLTAAQVVARIRTRHPQVSVADIYAHPKLGALAAVLDALSGQATERRDIAPTPRRAGVVQTLLTVPLMGLVGLRWATLAAALSNVLSLLGFAWAPTLNWAWLGLAWVVLFSPAGRIAIAAGGARVLLSGVRPGTYPRGGSVHLRLWTAEKLAEFSGADSVAGASWMTTYAKALGARIGKDVDLHSPPPVTGFLKLGRGAAIEPEVDLSGHWVDGDVVHIGKVRVGAEARIGARSTLFPGVRIGKGAEIAAGSTVRGAVPAGQRWAGSPAARVAKDERDALKWPSSRPPRSHFWATVYGATSLVLGFLPGIAALAGAAVLGYAISGAPTLLDAFTRALVFVPVATIAYFAAYMLLVLAGVRSLSIGMVEGYHPVHGRVAWQVWATERLMSMAREGLFPLYASLFTPVWLRLLGAKVGRNVEASTVLALPKMTKVDSGAFLADDTMVATYELGHGWLHVAPARIGKQAFLGNSGMTAPGRSVPKRGLVGVLSSTPLKAKKGSSYLGMPPLPVRRAIGDADTSRTYTPALHLKAARALVELCRIIPVMCGVALTVSVAFGLLWAASAFGFGIALLLAGPALLAAGVVAALTATVMKWLLVGKFREIDHPLWSSFVWRNELADTFVEALAVPWLIGSIGGTPLLAAWLRTMGVKIGRGVWLETYWLPEADLVELGDGATINRGCVVQTHLFHDRIMSMSRVALGEGATLGPHGIVLPGAGIGARTTVGPGSLVTRGDEVPADTRWLGNPISAWTGK, from the coding sequence ATGACCGTCACGATCGAACCCGCCGAATCGGCGGCGGAAATCACCGCGCCGCTCGCGTGCGTCGCCGAGGTGACGCACGCGCCGTCGCCGGCCCCGGTCGCCGACCGGGCGCTGTTCTGGTCCGGCCTCGGCGCCAGCGAGCGCACCCTGCTCGACATCGTCGCCGCCACCGCCGAGCGCCACCCCAACGCCGCCGCGATCGACGACGGCAGCACCACCCTCACCTACCGGCGCCTGCTCGAGGAGATCGACGCCTACGGCCGCCGGCTGCGCGGCTATGGCGTCGGCCTCGGCGACCGCGTCGGCATCCGCATCTCCTCCGGTACCGCCGAGCTGTACATCGCGATCCTCGCCACCCTGTCCGTCGGCGCCGCCTACGTGCCGGTCGACGCGGACGACCCGGACGAGCGCGCCGAGCTGGTCTTCGAAGAAGCTCAGGTCGCGGCGGTCGCGACCGACGGCAAGATCAACGTCCACAGCACGCCGGGCGGGCGCACCGGTGCCCCCGGCCCGGCCGACGACGCGTGGATCATCTTCACCTCCGGCTCCACCGGCAAGCCCAAGGGCGTCGCGGTCACGCACGCCTCCGCCGCCGCGTTCGTCGACGCCGAGGCCGAGCTGTTCCTCACCGACGAGCCGATCGGCCCCGGCGACCGCGTCCTGGCCGGCCTGAGCGTCGCCTTCGACGCCTCCTGCGAAGAGATGTGGCTGGCCTGGCGCCACGGCGCCTGCCTGGTGCCGGCGCCGCGCGCGCTGGTCCGCACCGGCGTCGACCTCGGCCCGTGGCTGGTCGCGCAGCGGATCACCGTCGTCTCGACCGTGCCGACGCTGGCCGCGCTGTGGCCCGCCGACGCGCTCGAAGACGTCCGCCTGCTCATCTTCGGCGGCGAAGCGTGCCCGCCGGAGCTGGCCGAGCGCGTCGCCGTCGAAGGCCGCGAAGTCTGGAACACCTACGGCCCGACCGAGGCCACCGTCGTCGCCTGCGCCGCGCAGCTGACCGGCGAGGGCCCGGTGCGGATCGGCCTGCCGCTGTCCGGCTGGCAGCTCGCCGTCGTCAACGACGAGGGCCTGCCGGTCGCCATGGGCGAGACCGGCGAGCTGGTCATCGGCGGTGCCGGGCTGGCCCGCTACCTCGACGCGGACAAGGACGCCGAGAAGTTCGCGCCGCTGCCGTCGCTGGGCTGGCAGCGCGCCTACCGCTCCGGCGACATGGTCCGCGCGGAAGCCGAAGGCCTGCTGTTCCTCGGCCGCCTCGACGAGCAGGTCAAGCTCGGCGGCCGCCGCATCGAGCTGGGCGAGGTCGACGCCGCGCTGCAGGCCCTGCCGGGCGTGCAGGGCGCGGCCGCCGCGATCCGCCGCACCAAGGCGGGCAACCAGGTGCTCGTCGGGTACGTCGTGCCCGCCGCGGGCGTCCCGTTCAACCAGGACGACGCCGCGACCCGGCTGCGCGAGCAGCTGCCCGCCGCGCTGGTGCCGCTGCTCGCCGTCGTCGAGGACCTGCCGACCCGCACCTCCGGCAAGGTCGACCGGAACGCGCTCCCGTGGCCGCTGTCCACTGTGGACGCCACCGGGCTGTCGCCGACCGAGACGTGGCTCGCCGAAGGCTGGGCCGAGATCCTCGGCGTGTCGGTCGACGACCCGAAGGCCGACTTCTTCACCCACGGCGGCGGCAGCCTGACCGCCGCCCAGGTCGTCGCGCGCATCCGCACCCGGCACCCGCAGGTGTCGGTCGCCGACATCTACGCCCACCCGAAGCTGGGCGCGCTGGCCGCGGTGCTGGACGCGCTGAGCGGCCAGGCCACCGAGCGCCGGGACATCGCGCCGACGCCGCGGCGCGCCGGGGTCGTCCAGACGCTGCTGACGGTCCCGCTGATGGGCCTCGTCGGCCTGCGCTGGGCGACGCTCGCCGCCGCGCTGTCGAACGTCCTGTCCCTGCTCGGGTTCGCCTGGGCGCCGACGCTGAACTGGGCGTGGCTCGGCCTGGCCTGGGTGGTGCTGTTCAGCCCCGCCGGCCGGATCGCGATCGCCGCCGGTGGCGCGCGCGTGCTGCTGTCCGGGGTCCGCCCGGGTACGTACCCGCGCGGCGGGAGTGTCCACTTGCGACTGTGGACGGCCGAGAAGCTCGCCGAGTTCTCCGGCGCGGACAGCGTCGCCGGCGCGTCCTGGATGACGACGTACGCGAAGGCGCTCGGCGCGCGGATCGGCAAGGACGTCGACCTGCACTCGCCGCCGCCGGTCACCGGGTTCCTGAAGCTGGGGCGCGGCGCGGCGATCGAGCCCGAGGTCGACCTGTCCGGGCACTGGGTCGACGGCGACGTCGTGCACATCGGCAAGGTCCGCGTCGGCGCGGAAGCCCGCATCGGCGCGCGCAGCACGCTGTTCCCCGGCGTCCGGATCGGCAAGGGCGCGGAGATCGCGGCCGGATCGACCGTCCGCGGCGCCGTCCCGGCCGGGCAGCGCTGGGCGGGTTCGCCGGCCGCGCGCGTGGCCAAGGACGAGCGCGACGCGCTGAAGTGGCCGTCGAGCCGCCCGCCGCGCTCGCACTTCTGGGCCACCGTCTACGGCGCGACCTCACTGGTCCTCGGCTTCCTGCCCGGGATCGCCGCGCTCGCCGGTGCCGCCGTGCTCGGCTACGCGATTTCCGGCGCGCCGACGCTGCTCGACGCGTTCACCCGGGCACTGGTCTTCGTCCCGGTCGCGACGATCGCGTACTTCGCCGCGTACATGCTGCTCGTGCTCGCCGGCGTCCGGTCGTTGAGCATCGGCATGGTCGAGGGCTACCACCCGGTGCACGGCCGCGTCGCGTGGCAGGTCTGGGCCACCGAACGGCTGATGAGCATGGCCCGCGAAGGCCTGTTCCCGTTGTACGCCAGCCTGTTCACGCCGGTGTGGCTGCGGCTGCTCGGCGCGAAGGTGGGCCGCAACGTCGAGGCGTCGACCGTGCTGGCGCTGCCGAAGATGACCAAGGTCGACAGCGGCGCGTTCCTGGCCGACGACACCATGGTCGCCACCTACGAGCTCGGCCACGGCTGGCTGCACGTTGCCCCGGCGCGGATCGGCAAGCAGGCCTTCCTCGGCAACTCGGGGATGACCGCGCCCGGCCGTTCGGTGCCGAAGCGCGGACTCGTCGGCGTTTTGTCTTCGACGCCGCTGAAGGCGAAGAAGGGCTCGTCGTACCTCGGCATGCCGCCGCTGCCGGTCCGCCGCGCGATCGGCGACGCCGACACGAGCCGCACCTACACCCCGGCGCTGCACCTCAAGGCGGCGCGGGCGCTGGTCGAGCTGTGCCGGATCATCCCGGTCATGTGCGGCGTCGCGCTGACCGTCTCGGTCGCCTTCGGGCTGCTGTGGGCCGCTTCCGCGTTCGGCTTCGGGATCGCGCTGCTGCTGGCCGGGCCCGCCCTGCTGGCCGCGGGCGTCGTCGCGGCGCTGACCGCGACCGTGATGAAGTGGCTGCTGGTCGGGAAGTTCCGCGAGATCGACCACCCGTTGTGGAGCTCCTTCGTCTGGCGCAACGAGCTGGCCGACACCTTCGTCGAGGCGCTCGCGGTGCCGTGGCTGATCGGCTCGATCGGCGGCACCCCGCTGCTGGCCGCCTGGCTGCGCACGATGGGCGTCAAGATCGGCCGCGGTGTCTGGCTCGAGACGTACTGGCTGCCCGAGGCCGACCTCGTCGAGCTGGGCGACGGCGCGACCATCAACCGCGGCTGCGTCGTGCAGACGCACCTGTTCCACGACCGGATCATGAGCATGTCGCGGGTCGCGCTCGGCGAAGGCGCGACGCTCGGCCCGCACGGCATCGTGCTGCCGGGCGCGGGCATCGGCGCGCGCACCACGGTCGGCCCGGGCTCACTGGTGACCCGCGGCGACGAGGTGCCGGCCGACACGCGCTGGCTCGGCAACCCGATCTCCGCGTGGACGGGTAAGTAG
- the der gene encoding ribosome biogenesis GTPase Der codes for MEELDSVGEIDGTWSDETEFAALDAQIEAAELAEEAALAQPVLAVVGRPNVGKSTLVNRILGRREAVVQDVPGVTRDRVAYDAYWGGRKFTLVDTGGWEPDATGLQASVAAQAELAMQTADAVLLVIDATVGATATDEAVSKVLRRSKKPVLLAANKVDDDRLLADTASLWSLGLGEPHPVSALHGRSSGDLLDAILKALPESPREGGAVTSGPRRVALVGKPNVGKSSLLNKLSGEERSVVDSVAGTTVDPVDSLVELDGETWRFVDTAGLRKRVNFAAGAEYYASLRTKTAIDAAEVAIVLLDAAEPLSEQDLRVLTMVVEAGRACVLAFNKWDLVDEDRRHAMVRELDRGLVRVPWAEKVNISALTGRSVRKLAPALRTALKSWDQRVPTGQLNAWLSDLIAATPPPVRSGKQPKVLFATQAGIRPPTLVLFTTGFLEAGYRRFIERKFREQFGFTGSPVRVNVRVREKKAKPKIGGKAARTR; via the coding sequence ATGGAAGAGTTGGACAGCGTCGGCGAGATCGACGGCACCTGGTCGGACGAGACCGAGTTCGCCGCGCTCGACGCGCAGATCGAGGCGGCCGAGCTGGCCGAGGAGGCCGCGCTCGCGCAGCCGGTGCTCGCGGTCGTCGGCCGTCCGAACGTGGGCAAGTCGACGCTGGTCAACCGCATCCTCGGCCGTCGTGAAGCCGTCGTGCAGGACGTGCCGGGCGTGACCCGCGACCGCGTCGCCTACGACGCCTACTGGGGTGGCCGCAAGTTCACCCTGGTCGACACGGGCGGCTGGGAGCCGGACGCGACCGGCCTGCAGGCCTCCGTCGCCGCACAGGCCGAGCTGGCCATGCAGACCGCGGACGCCGTGCTGCTGGTGATCGACGCCACGGTCGGCGCCACCGCCACCGACGAAGCCGTCTCCAAGGTGCTTCGCCGCTCGAAGAAGCCGGTGCTGCTGGCCGCGAACAAGGTCGACGACGACCGGCTGCTCGCGGACACCGCTTCGCTGTGGTCGCTCGGCCTCGGCGAGCCGCACCCGGTCAGCGCGCTGCACGGCCGCAGCTCCGGCGACCTGCTCGACGCCATCCTCAAGGCCCTGCCCGAATCGCCGCGCGAAGGCGGCGCCGTGACGTCGGGTCCGCGGCGCGTCGCGCTGGTCGGCAAGCCGAACGTCGGCAAGTCGAGCCTGCTCAACAAGCTCTCCGGCGAGGAGCGCTCGGTCGTCGACTCGGTCGCCGGCACCACCGTCGACCCGGTCGACTCGCTGGTCGAGCTGGACGGCGAGACCTGGCGGTTCGTCGACACCGCGGGCCTGCGCAAGCGCGTCAACTTCGCGGCCGGCGCCGAGTACTACGCCTCGCTGCGCACCAAGACCGCGATCGACGCGGCCGAGGTCGCGATCGTGCTGCTCGACGCGGCCGAGCCGCTTTCGGAGCAGGACCTGCGGGTGCTGACCATGGTCGTCGAGGCCGGGCGCGCCTGCGTGCTGGCGTTCAACAAGTGGGACCTGGTCGACGAGGACCGCCGGCACGCGATGGTCCGCGAGCTGGACCGCGGCCTGGTCCGCGTGCCGTGGGCGGAGAAGGTCAACATCTCCGCGCTGACCGGCCGCTCGGTGCGCAAGCTGGCGCCGGCGCTGCGGACCGCGCTGAAGTCGTGGGACCAGCGGGTGCCGACCGGCCAGCTCAACGCCTGGCTGTCCGACCTGATCGCGGCCACCCCGCCGCCGGTCCGCTCGGGCAAGCAGCCGAAGGTGCTCTTCGCGACGCAGGCCGGCATCCGGCCGCCGACGCTGGTGCTGTTCACCACCGGCTTCCTCGAGGCGGGCTACCGCCGGTTCATCGAGCGCAAGTTCCGCGAGCAGTTCGGTTTCACCGGCAGTCCCGTTCGGGTGAATGTCCGCGTCCGGGAGAAGAAGGCGAAGCCGAAGATCGGCGGGAAGGCCGCGCGGACGCGGTGA